One genomic segment of Synergistaceae bacterium includes these proteins:
- a CDS encoding radical SAM protein: MIKTRWWHKEGEGARCGLCFRRCLISAGKMGYCGARRWDEGIFSFSSPWLGCFSSCAIDPIEKKPLYHWRPGSFIFSLGSLGCNMRCPFCQNHGIAQLARAKSVPLVSIAPGELVNSIKKEGLTAVAFTYNEPTLQAEYILEAAPLLKSEDIAIALVTNGMFSTEALDDLTPWIDATNVDVKTFNPVVYSALGGSLDTVKANIARLTQKGVHVELTNLVVPGISDSREDFIRMTDWIVGLSRELPLHISRYFPAHRYTAPPTDVGLMKTFESIAKSKLKHVHLSNV, encoded by the coding sequence ATGATCAAAACACGTTGGTGGCACAAAGAAGGTGAAGGCGCGCGATGCGGACTTTGCTTTCGTCGATGTCTAATCTCGGCGGGAAAAATGGGATATTGCGGGGCCAGAAGGTGGGACGAAGGTATTTTTTCTTTTTCGTCTCCATGGCTGGGGTGTTTTAGCTCCTGCGCCATAGACCCCATCGAGAAAAAACCCCTTTATCACTGGCGGCCAGGGAGCTTTATCTTCTCTTTGGGCAGCCTGGGCTGTAACATGCGCTGCCCCTTTTGCCAGAATCACGGCATCGCTCAACTGGCGCGGGCAAAATCCGTCCCCCTCGTCAGCATAGCTCCGGGGGAACTGGTGAATAGCATCAAAAAAGAAGGTTTAACCGCCGTGGCCTTCACCTACAATGAACCCACGCTACAAGCTGAGTACATTCTCGAAGCCGCCCCGCTCTTAAAAAGCGAGGATATAGCCATCGCTCTGGTCACTAACGGAATGTTTTCAACGGAGGCTCTAGACGACCTGACGCCCTGGATCGACGCTACCAACGTGGACGTTAAAACTTTCAATCCCGTTGTCTACTCGGCCCTGGGAGGCTCCTTGGACACGGTGAAGGCGAATATCGCGCGACTGACCCAGAAGGGCGTACACGTCGAACTGACGAATTTAGTGGTTCCGGGTATCAGCGACTCTAGAGAGGACTTCATTCGCATGACGGACTGGATCGTTGGGCTTTCCAGGGAACTGCCGCTCCACATTTCGCGTTATTTTCCCGCGCACCGATACACTGCCCCTCCCACGGACGTGGGACTCATGAAAACCTTTGAGTCCATCGCCAAGAGTAAACTGAAACACGTGCACCTGAGCAACGTTTAA